ATGGACCTTAACGCCGCCCAGCAGGGCCGCGAAAATATCTCCACCCCGCGCGAGATGATGACCTTGCTGGAAGCCATCTATCGCGGCAAACTCTTGAGCCCGGAACTAACCGCCGGCTTCGTCAAGTTGCTCGCCACCCACAAGGACAGCCCCATCCGCAAAGCGCTGCCCGACGCCGTCGTCTCCGCCGACAAGCCCGGCGAACTCGAAGGTGTGCGCGCTGATTCCGGCATCGTCTACGCCCGGAACCGCCCCTTCCTGATCTGCGTCATGAGCGCGTATCTGAAAGACGAAGCAGCGGGCGAAGCGGCCATTGGCAAGGTCGCCGCCGCCGCTTACGACTATTTCGACCGCCTCGGCCGCTCTTCCCCTTACGGCCGCACCGTCTCGCCGTACGATTCTCGTCCGTGACCGCCTGGAGCCTGAAGTCTGCGATGACGATCCGCCGCATCAAGACCTACAGCGCGCAAACCGGCTACGTCTACGAGTACTACTTCGTGGGCAAGCGCCGCGCGCTGCCGGACCAACTCCCCGCCACCGAGTTCGTCTTCGACGTCAGCTCCGACCGCAAGACCCGGTATGCGGTCAGCGTCTTCCTCGCCGACTCCGCCGTGAGCGACTGGGCTGCCGCGCGCGGCCGTTTGCTCACCGAGCCGGAGCAGTACGCCGCCGTCAAGCTGCGCCTGCTGCGCGGTTTCGACGAGATTGACGACATGCTGGCCTCGGGCCGCCGTCTCCTCCTCGATACCGCCGTTGAACTGGGCGAGCTTCTCGGCAGCCTGGGTATCGAGTAGTTCCGGCGGCCGGTGACCCACGTCACAGCCGTTTGTGACCAGCTCCGCTGCGCCTCCGCGCGCCCGGGCAGCATCATGGACACGGAGACGGGCGCTATAATCGAGCTTCCCGCCCGCATCCGCGGCCCGTGCCGATTTCGGCGGGCGGACCAGGCTATGCCCTTGGTATGGTTAAAAGTCGCCGTCGCTTTCTATGCCGTGGGGCTGCTCTGGGCCACGGCGGCGGTGAGTCGTCCGTGCAATTTCCTCTCGAAAATCGTACTCCCCGCGCTCGGCTTGGGTATGGTCTTCCACTTTGTTTCGCTGGCGGAAAGCGCCATGGCGACCGGCCACCTCACCCTGGCCCTGGTTTCCATTCACGAATCCGAGTCGCTGCTGGCCTTCGTGATCCTGGCCTTTTTCCTGCTGGTTTGTGCCAAGTATAAGACGCTGTCGCCCGGCATTTTTGTTTTCCCGCTGGCGTTTCTGCTGACGTTTGCGTCTTCCATCGGCCAGGGGCCGCCTCTGTTCGACTCCAAGCTGATGCGCAGCGGCTGGATCTTCGCCCACATCGCGCTCATCTTCACCGGATACGCGGCGCTTTTTCTCAGCTTCGGCGCCAGTATTCTCTACCTGCTGCAGGAGCGCAGCCTCAAAGCCCACCACTTGGAGGGCTATCTTTCCCGGCTGCCCGCGCTGGAAGTGATTGACGAGATCGGCTACAAGTCGCTCCTGCTCGGCTTTCCCTTCATGACCTTCGGCCTCATCGCCGGCTCGGTCGTCGCCCAGGAGCATTTCGGGCCCATGTATTTCCTGGACGCCAAGATCCTGCTCTCCTTGTTGATGTGGGCGGTCTACATGGTGTTGTTGTACACGCGCTGGAATTCCGGTTGGCGTGGCCGGAAGGCCGCCTATCTTGCGACCTTCGCCTTTATCGCCGCCGTCAGCGCCTGGGCGGCCAATTACTTTAGCGGAGTTCACAGGTTCGTCGCGCAATGACCTTTCAGCTGATCGGCCTGAACCATCGCACCGCGCCTCTCGAAGTCCGGGAGCGCCTGGCGATCTCCGAAGCGAAGCTGCCCGCCGCCGTCCAGCAATTGGCGCTGCATCCCGGGGTCGAAGAAGCAATGATTGTCTCCACCTGCAACCGGGTCGAACTGCTGGCGCGCTCGCGCAATGGCGGCGCCGACCTGCGCGCCTTCCTGGGCGAGTACTTCAAGATTGATCCTGGGCAGTTCGACCAGCACCTCTACGAGTACCTCGACAAGGACGCCATTCGCCACCTGTTCCGGGTCACCGCCAGCCTCGATTCGATGGTCGTCGGCGAACCGCAGGTGCTCGGCCAGGTCAAGGAAGCCTATGCCGTGGCGCGCGCCGTCGGCACCGTCAACGCGCAGCTCGACGCGCTGGTCACGCGTGCTTTTGCCGTCGCCAAGAAAGTCCGCACCGAGACCGCCGTCGGCAGCTCGGCCGTATCGGTCGCATCGGTCGCGGTCGACCTGGCCAAGAAAATCTTCGGCTCGCTCAGCGGCAAGACCGTCATGCTGGTCGGCGCCGGCAAGATGTGCGAGCTTGCCGCGCGCCACCTGCTCGCCCACGGCGCCGGCTCCATCTTCGTGTACAACCGAACGCTGGAGCGCGCGCAAAAGCTGGCGCAGAAATTCGGCGGCCGGGCGTTGCCCTGGGACCAGCTTTACGACTCCGCCGACAAAGCTGACATCGTCATCACATCCACCGGTGCGCCCGTGGCTATCTTCCGCCGCGAGCACGGCGAGAAATTCCTCGCCCGCCGCCGCAACCGCCCGATGTTTTTCATCGACATTGCGGTCCCGCGCGATGTGGATCCCGAGGTCAACAAGCTTGACGGAATCTTCGTGTACGACATTGACGACCTGCAACAGGTCGTCGCCACCCACGTCGCCGACCGCCATCGCGAGGCGCAGCGCGCCGAAGACATCGTCAATGATGAAGTCGAGCGCTACCTGGCGCGCATGCAAACGCTCGACGTCGTGCCCACCATCGTCTCCCTGCAGGAGCACCTGGAGACCATCCGCCAGGCCGAAATCGATCGCGTGCGCGGCCGCCTCGGCCAGCTCACGCCCGAGCAGGACTTGGCCATCGAGGCCATGAGCCGCGGCATCATCAACAAGATCATGCATACGCCCATCACGACCTTGAAGTCCGCGGCGCGCGAAGAGCAGGGCACAACCGTCATCGACGTCGTGCGGCGCCTGTTCAATCTCCAACACAAGCGGGACAAGGAAGAAAAACAAGAGAAGGTGCGGTCGGCGGCCAACGGAGCGCAGCGCTGATGGCGCGCCTGCGCATCGGCTCCCGCGGATCGCAACTCGCGCTCTGGCAGGCCAACCACATCTCCGGCCTGCTGCGCGCGCACGGCCACGAAGTAGACATCGAAGTTATCAAGACCACCGGCGACAAGATCGCCGACGTCGCGCTTGCCAAGGTCGGAACCAAGGGCATGTTCACCAAGGAAATCGAGGAGGCGCTGCTGGAGAGCCGCGTCGATCTCGCCGTGCACAGCCTGAAGGACCTGCCGACGGAGCTGGCGCCGGAGTTTGAAATCGCAGCCATCACCCAGCGCGAAAACCCGCGCGACGCCTTCCTCTCGCGGCATTTCACCAGCATCGGCGACCTGGCGGAGCGCTCCCGCGTCGGCACCAGCAGCTTGCGCCGCCAGGCGCAACTCAAGGCCCTGCGGCCCGACCTCAACGTTTTTCCTCTGCGTGGCAACGTGGACACCCGCCTGCGCAAGTTGGAAGACGGCGAGTACGACGCCATCGTCCTTGCCTCCGCCGGCCTCAACCGCCTCGGCCGCACCGAATGGATTCGCGCCATCCTGCCGGTGGAGGTCATGTGCCCCGCCGTCGGCCAGGGCGCGCTGGGAATCGAAATCCGCGCGGGCGATGAGCTCACCGCGCATCACGTCAGCTTTCTTCGAGATGCTGCCGCAACCACGGCGACGATGTGCGAACGTGCGCTGCTGCATCAACTTGGCGGTGGTTGTCAGGTTCCCATCGGCGCCTATGCCGAGGTGAGCGCTGGCGCCATTCACTTGACCGCCATCGTCGCGCGCCCGGATGGCTCCAAGGTGCTGCGCGAAAGCCAGTCCGGCGGCGACCCGAAATTGCTCGGCGAAGACGTAGGCAGGCGTTTGCTGGAGCGCGGCGGTGACCGCATTCTCCAGGAAGTTTACGGCGAAACCGCCGCGGCCCCGCAACAGCCGTAACCAACACGTCGTTGGTCGTTAGTCGTTCGCAAATCCGCGCCGCCGCGCGTTTTTGCCATGACCATCGGCCATCGACCATTGCCACCTTCATGACCACAACCGCTGAGAACTCAATTCGACCGCTTGCTGGAAAACGCGTCCTGGTTGGCCGCGCTCGTCATCAGGCCAGCGCTCTCTCGGACGCGCTTCGCCTGCTCGGCGCCGAGGTTATCGAGATCCCCTTCATCGAAATCCGCGAGCCCGCGTCCTGGCGCTCGCTCGACGGGGCCATCGCGCGCCTGCTCGACTACGACTGGCTCATTCTCACCAGCGTCAACGGCGTGCAAGCTCTGTTTGCGCGCCTCGCCCGGCTGGGCAAATCCGAAGCCGACCTGCTGCACCTCAACCTCGCCGCCATTGGCCCCGCCACTCGCAAGGCCATCGAGAAACACGGCCTCCCGGTGGACGTCATGCCCGAGGAATACGTCGCCGAATCGGTGGTCGCCGCCCTCAAGGGGGAAGTGAAGGGCAAACGCGTGTTGCTGGTCCGCGCCAAGATCGCACGCGACCTAATTCCCACCGAACTCATCAAGGCCGGCGCCAGGTTGGACGTCATCGAGGCCTACGAAACCGTGCTGCCCGAATCTTCGCGCACGGAGTTAGCGAAGGTGCTGCGCGACCCGCGCCGAAAACCCGACGTCATCACGTTTACAAGTTCCTCGACGGTGAAGAATTTCCTCGACCTGCTGGGGAAGGGCAACCACGCGTTGCTCACCGGCACGAAGCTGGCCTCGATCGGGCCGGTGACGTCGGAAACCATGCGCCAGCATGGGCTGCGGGTGGACATCGAAGCCCGCGAGTACACCATCCCGAGCCTGGTGGCGACGATCGCGACTTCCTTGTAGATCGTTGCTGCAGCTCACGTCTGCGAGCAGTTCCGTGAATTGTTATGTGGGTCGGATCTTCAGTCGAGTCCCGCAATATCTTAGAGTGGTCCCTGGTGATAACAAGTCAACGCGCTCCGCTTCAGACTCGAAACTACGGAAGTGGCGCAGGCGGTCGCCTCTGTTGCTGTCGGTAGGCGGTAGATTCCACGATCTGCTGAAAACGGGGATGCTCGCGAACATTGCTCAACAGAGAGTCGCGCCGGAACCATTCGACGCGTTCGTCGCCACTGCGAACTGCCCGCTCGAGCCATTGCAGCGATTTTTGTGTATCCCCTGTAATCGAGTAGAACTCTGCGACCGGGAGTGTTGACCAAACACTAATCTGGGCATAGGTCTCCAGGTCGGAGTCCATTTCTTCAGTGGCTGCTTCCTTGTTGCCCTCAAGTGCAAACAACAGAGCCCAGGCCAGTCGGGTCTCGAAGTTCTTGCGCTCTGTGGATCGCACTAGATCCAGCATGCGACGAGCCTTGGGCAGGTCGCCGGTACTCATGAACGCTCGGGTCAACCTGGTGATCGCATAGTGGTTAAGGGAATCGACTTCAAAAATCTTTTCGTATTGGCGGACGGCTTCGTCGACATTCCCTTGTTCGAAGAATGCGTCGCCCAAATTCATGCGCGCAGGAAAGAAGAGTGGGTCCATATCCAGCGCCTGCTTGGCCACCACTTCGGCCTGCGAGTAGTTTCCGTTCAAGCGGTAATAATTAATCAGCCAGACCCTGGCATCCAAATCTGCGCGGTTGGCGGCTAGCGCCTGCTCTACCTCCATTGGTACAAGCTCTTTCCGGCCTTGCAGCAGATAGGCAGCCGCCAAGGCCGAGTGTGCGCGCCCCGAGTTGGGATCATCCTCTAAGGCACGTCGCGCTTCTTGCTCGGCTTTGTAGAACCAGTTGCTGTCGTTGGAGGAGCCCCCGTCAACCATTAGGACGTCGCTGAACCCGTACCAGGCACGAGCCTCGGCAAAATGCGGGTCTATACGGAGCGCCCGTTCCAGCATCTCTCGTGCCCGCTTCAAGTCGTACTGCGCCTTCAGAAGAAGCATCGCCTTTTCAAAATACTCGTTCGCTTCGGTGAACCCGGAAGCGGCACCGCCGGTACTCAATCTGTTCGCCGACGTCGCGCCTGAGGACTCTGGAACCTGCTTTGTCTTGCGTGCTTGAAACATGGCCAGCAACACCATAGCCAAAGCAACAGACCCAAGCACAGCGGCCGTTGCCCATGCCCGATGTCGCGGTGCCTGGTGCCCAAGGTGGGTAATCGCAGCGGCGGGAAGCGGTGTCGGCATTGCCAAACGACGCAAATCTACCAGTAGCTCTTTCGCCGACTGGTAGCGATTCTCGGCGTTCTTTTCCAGACACTTCAGAATGATGTCCGCCAGGCGTGCCGACAGCCGCGGCTGCAAGCCCTGCGGCGACGGAGGCGGAGCATGGACAATCTCGTCTGCTAGCGCGATCGTCGTTTTGCCCTCAAAGGGGCGTCGCCCGGTAGCCATTTCATAAAGCACCACGCCCGCCGCCCACAGGTCCGAGCGCGTGTCCTCCTTCTCGCCTTTAAGCTGTTCCGGAGCCATGTAGGGCAGCGTGCCGCCTGCTCCGCCCGCCTCGGCGATACTTTGCGTAATGGTTCCCTGATCCACCGGGTCCACGCGCTTGGCCAGCCCGAAATCCAGAATCTTCAGCCGCCCCTCGGGCGTCAGTCGCAGGTTTCCCGGCTTCAGGTCGCGATGGATCACCCCCTCGCGGTGCGCTGCCACCAGGCCATCGGCCATCTGCATGCCGATCCGGACCACCTCCTGCTCCGGCAGCGCCCCTGCCCTGAGCTTCTCGTCAAGGGTCATGCCGGGAACCAGTTCCGTCACCAGGAAATCAATGCCCGCCTCGCTGTCGAAGTCATGCACGGTGGCTATGTTGGGATGATTCAGGCGGGATAAGGCGAGAGCTTCCTTGCGAAAGCGTTTGCGTGCAGATTCATCGGCCAGCGTACCCGGCGGCAAAACCTTGACCGCGACGTCGCGTTCCAGGCGCTCGTCGCGCGCTCGATATACGACGCCCATGCCGCCGGCGCCGATCTGCTCAAGAATCCGATAATGGCCCAACATCCGCGAGATGAGGGATGCTGGTAAAGACTGCATAATGGAGCGAATCGTATGTTGCCGGCGATTCCAAGTCAACGCGTTCCGCTTCAAAGTCGCCGGAGTCTATCGACTGTGCTCCACTTCGCCGTATTGTGGCAAACTGGAGATGTGGCCATTCCCGACACCTTGGCGATTGTTCCCGATTTGCGCCCCAATCGGAAGCAACTACCACGAACAGCTCACCACCGACCCCGAAAGTCTGCTTTCGAGCTGCTCTGAGCGGTAGCTAGGGCTTCGCGTTCTGGTGGATGTCTACCGTACTCCAGGTCTTGTCGGCGGCGTGGCAGATCGTCTCCAGCGGACAATCCACGCACTTGGGCGAGCGCGCCATGCACAGCTTGCGCCCGTGCCAGATCACTTGGTGGCTGAAGCTGGTCCAGCGCTCGCGCGGGATGATGCGCACCAGGTCCTGCTCGACCTTGTTGGGGTCGGTGTTCGTGGTGAGTTCCAGGCGCCGCGAGATGCGGTACACGTGCGTGTCCACCACTACGCCTTCGTTCTTGTGGAACCATGTGCCGAGCAGAACGTTGGCCGTCTTGCGCGCGACGCCGGGCAGGGAGAGCAACTGCTCCATCTGCGACGGCACTTGGCCGCCGAAATCGCTGACAATCATTTTCGCCGCGCCGACCACCGATTTCGATTTGTTGCGGAAAAATCCCGTGGAGCGAATGTCGGGCTCCAGTTGTTCCGGTTGCAGGGCGGCGAATGCCTGCACCGTCGGATATTTGCGGAACAGTTCCGGCGTAGTTTTGTTCACGCGCTCGTCCGTACACTGCGCCGAGAGAATGGTCGCGACCAGCAGCTCCCACGCGTTGTTGTGGTGAAGCGCGCAGGTGGCGCCGGGATATGTCGCATCGAGCCGCTGCAGAATTTCCTGCACGCGCTCCGGCGTCCGGGGGTCGTATCCCCGTTTCCCGCCGACGGCCGCCGACGGCCGCTTCGCCTTACCCTCCCGCTTCACCGCGGGCTTCACGCGCGACGGCGGCTGTTTCTGCGGCGGCGACGTGCCGCGCACTGGCGCCCTGCGGCCCTCATGGCGTCCGCTCTTGGACGGTTGTCGGGGAATGACGCCGCGCGCCATCAGCCCAGACGCTCCAGCATCTCGTCGGTGGTACACTGCACGCCGGTAAACACGGGCGAATCCTGCTGGATATAAGTTGCGTTCTCGGTTTCGCGCAGGCGCATTTTCAAGTCAATGATGTCGCCGGGATAATCGCTCTCAAAAACCAGCACGAACTCCTGGTCGTCAATACCGAAAGAGTACAGCGTGTTCATGCGCACGCGCGGAAACTCGGCGATCACGTCGATGTACTCGTTGACGACGCGCTGCCGCTCCTCGAACGGCAACTGGTACCAGGCGCGCGTCTTCACGAACGGCAGCACCGACGCGTAGCGATAATTGCCGCACGCGATGGTGTTTTCGTCTTCGCGGCCATGTCCGATCCTGTACTGCGAGCGCCGCGTCATGGCAAGGTACGCATGCGGCGTCACGAGATACCCGCCCAAGTGCGTGCGCATCAGTTCAGCCTGCATCTGCTGCAGGCATTCCAGCGAGTAGCAGATGCGCCACAGCATCATGTCGGCGTTGGCGCGCAGCCCCGACAGCGAATACGTGAGCGCCTTCATCTGCTCGCTCTCCCGCCACTTGCCGACCACGGCGGCGAACTCGCGGCGGTGCTCCGCCTTTTCCCCCGCCGGCAGGCGCCGCCACTCCGGCTGGACCTTGTAGAAGGTGAAGCTGACCATCTGCCGGCGCTCTGTTGCTCGCTGCGTGCGTTCGGGCATGGACTTTCCTCTCCGTGGCCAAGCCGGTGATACTAACAGATGCTCGCGGGCGCGCGTACACATCACCAGTGCGCACAATGCAACTCCCACGAGTAGAATGGATGGCGGCATCACCGGGCAAATTTGTTTCGGGGGAAGAGGATGGTTTCTCGTGGCGAGGCTCGCCTGCAAACCGTGCCGGGCGAATTGTTTCCCGTACCGCTGACCGTCGAGGGCGCCAGCGTGCTTCACCAGATGGCGCGTTTTCGCTGGCCGGAGTGGCGGAAATTGGCGTCCACCGAGCGCGCCAGGATCATCGCCGAAGCCGCGCCCGTATTGGCCCGGCTGGAATCCGGCCAAAGCGCACTGTATTCCGTGCTCGGACACAAGGGCGACCTGCTGTTGGTGCACTTCCGCAGGAGCTTCGACGAGCTCAAGCAGATCGAGCTCGAGCTGGCGAGCACCGCGCTGTCGGACTACCTCGAAGTAACGAAGTCATATCTGTCGGTGATCGAGTTGGGCCTGTACGAGTCGTCGGTGAAGCTGTTCCGCGCGCTGCGCGACCGCGGCATCGAACCCCAATCACCGGAGTGGAACCGGGAAATCGCGGAGGCGATGGAGCGCCAGAGAGAAGCCATGAAGCCACGCCTCTGGCCCGACGTTCCGCCCGCGCGCTATGTCTGTTTCTATCCCATGGACCGCCGACGCGGCGAGGACAAGAACTGGTACACACTGCCCATCGAAGAACGCCAGCGGCAGATGGAGGAGCACGGCAAAATCGGACGGCGCTACGCCGGAACCGTGCGCCAGATCATCACCGGCTCCATCGGCTTCGACGACTGGGAGTGGGGCGTGGATTTGTTCGCCGACGACCCGCTGGTGTTCAAGAAGCTGATTTACGAGATGCGCTTCGATGAGGTTAGCGCTGTCTACGCCTTGTTCGGGCAATTCATCGTCGGCGTGCGTGTGCCCGCGGCCAAGCTCGGCGAGTTGTTGGAAGGCAAGCTGCCGGTTGACGCCGCCCAGCGTGCTGAGTAGAGTTTTCGCGTATGGCCGTGAAATCCATCCAGCTCGGGCAGGTCTGGCGCAACGATCAAACGTCGCAAAACTACCTGGTCACCAAGGTGTACAGCGAGGTGTTCACCCAGTACGCGATTCTCCGCGTCGCCAACGCCGCCGCCGCCAGTACCGACACCGTGCGCGTCAAGGTACAGAAGACCAGCGACAGCGCAACCCTGCCCGGTTACACGTTCACCCAGGAAGCGCAGGATTTCTAGGTCGCCGCTCGTGACCCCACCGCATGATTGCTAACCTCATCGCGGCGCTCAGCGCCTTCATCATTTCCGTCATCTCGCGCATGGGATATCCCGGCATCGTGCTGCTGATGGGCATCGAGTCGGCGTGCATTCCGCTGCCCTCGGAAGTCATCATGCCGTTCTCCGGCGCGCTGACGATTCACTCCATCGCCGCGCAATACGGACGCGAGCCCTTCACGCTCTTCCTGGTGGCGCTGTTCGGCGCCCTCGGCTGCAACCTGGGATCGGTGCTCGCCTACGAGATCGGCTACTACGGCGGCCGTCCGCTGGTGGTGAAATACGGCGCCTGCATCCTGCTCAGCCACAAGGAACTCGACTGGGCGGATCGCTTTTTCCAACGCTATGGAAGCGGCGCCGTGTTCATCAGCCGCCTGCTGCCGGTGGTGCGGACCTTCATTGCGCTGCCCGCGGGGATCGCGCGCATGCCACGGCTGCGCTTCCACCTCTATACCTTTGTGGGATCGTTTCCCTGGTGTCTCATGCTGGCCTATGTCGGCCGCCTGCTGGGCGAGAAATGGGAAACTGATCCGCGGCTGAAAACTTGGTTCCACCGCTTCGACGCCGTGATCCTCGCCGTGATCGTGATCGGCGCGGTGTGGTTTGTGTGGTCGCGCTGGCAGCACCGCATCCGTGCAGCGGAAACCCCTGAGTCTTGACGCAGAGGGCGCAGAGGAAACAACGAAGCATTGGAGAACCACGCGCGAGCGGTCTCGCTCAAGTTGCGCAAGTAGCTTTGCAGAATAGCTGCCAAAGAAAATCCTCCGCGTCCTCTGCGACGAATCTCCTCGGTCAGTCACTTCGGCGGCTGAGTGGGGCTCTCTGCCGGCGCGCGGTCGTTCCAAATGGCGCGGAAGATCTTCCAGTCGCCCTCCGGCTGGCGCTTCAGCACGCGCATGACGTTGAAGGCGAGCGCCGTCTCCTGTTTCATCTCCTGCGGGCGGATGCGCGACCTGATGCTGCCGTATTCGATAGCGTAGTCGCCCAGCACGCGGACCTCGTCCCACTGCTCCTCGTAGGAAAGGATGTCCACGTCGGCCAGTTGGCCGCG
The nucleotide sequence above comes from Terriglobia bacterium. Encoded proteins:
- the hemA gene encoding glutamyl-tRNA reductase, whose translation is MTFQLIGLNHRTAPLEVRERLAISEAKLPAAVQQLALHPGVEEAMIVSTCNRVELLARSRNGGADLRAFLGEYFKIDPGQFDQHLYEYLDKDAIRHLFRVTASLDSMVVGEPQVLGQVKEAYAVARAVGTVNAQLDALVTRAFAVAKKVRTETAVGSSAVSVASVAVDLAKKIFGSLSGKTVMLVGAGKMCELAARHLLAHGAGSIFVYNRTLERAQKLAQKFGGRALPWDQLYDSADKADIVITSTGAPVAIFRREHGEKFLARRRNRPMFFIDIAVPRDVDPEVNKLDGIFVYDIDDLQQVVATHVADRHREAQRAEDIVNDEVERYLARMQTLDVVPTIVSLQEHLETIRQAEIDRVRGRLGQLTPEQDLAIEAMSRGIINKIMHTPITTLKSAAREEQGTTVIDVVRRLFNLQHKRDKEEKQEKVRSAANGAQR
- a CDS encoding uroporphyrinogen-III synthase, whose protein sequence is MTTTAENSIRPLAGKRVLVGRARHQASALSDALRLLGAEVIEIPFIEIREPASWRSLDGAIARLLDYDWLILTSVNGVQALFARLARLGKSEADLLHLNLAAIGPATRKAIEKHGLPVDVMPEEYVAESVVAALKGEVKGKRVLLVRAKIARDLIPTELIKAGARLDVIEAYETVLPESSRTELAKVLRDPRRKPDVITFTSSSTVKNFLDLLGKGNHALLTGTKLASIGPVTSETMRQHGLRVDIEAREYTIPSLVATIATSL
- a CDS encoding cytochrome c biogenesis protein, with amino-acid sequence MPLVWLKVAVAFYAVGLLWATAAVSRPCNFLSKIVLPALGLGMVFHFVSLAESAMATGHLTLALVSIHESESLLAFVILAFFLLVCAKYKTLSPGIFVFPLAFLLTFASSIGQGPPLFDSKLMRSGWIFAHIALIFTGYAALFLSFGASILYLLQERSLKAHHLEGYLSRLPALEVIDEIGYKSLLLGFPFMTFGLIAGSVVAQEHFGPMYFLDAKILLSLLMWAVYMVLLYTRWNSGWRGRKAAYLATFAFIAAVSAWAANYFSGVHRFVAQ
- a CDS encoding protein kinase, whose translation is MKRNALTWNRRQHTIRSIMQSLPASLISRMLGHYRILEQIGAGGMGVVYRARDERLERDVAVKVLPPGTLADESARKRFRKEALALSRLNHPNIATVHDFDSEAGIDFLVTELVPGMTLDEKLRAGALPEQEVVRIGMQMADGLVAAHREGVIHRDLKPGNLRLTPEGRLKILDFGLAKRVDPVDQGTITQSIAEAGGAGGTLPYMAPEQLKGEKEDTRSDLWAAGVVLYEMATGRRPFEGKTTIALADEIVHAPPPSPQGLQPRLSARLADIILKCLEKNAENRYQSAKELLVDLRRLAMPTPLPAAAITHLGHQAPRHRAWATAAVLGSVALAMVLLAMFQARKTKQVPESSGATSANRLSTGGAASGFTEANEYFEKAMLLLKAQYDLKRAREMLERALRIDPHFAEARAWYGFSDVLMVDGGSSNDSNWFYKAEQEARRALEDDPNSGRAHSALAAAYLLQGRKELVPMEVEQALAANRADLDARVWLINYYRLNGNYSQAEVVAKQALDMDPLFFPARMNLGDAFFEQGNVDEAVRQYEKIFEVDSLNHYAITRLTRAFMSTGDLPKARRMLDLVRSTERKNFETRLAWALLFALEGNKEAATEEMDSDLETYAQISVWSTLPVAEFYSITGDTQKSLQWLERAVRSGDERVEWFRRDSLLSNVREHPRFQQIVESTAYRQQQRRPPAPLP
- the nth gene encoding endonuclease III — translated: MARGVIPRQPSKSGRHEGRRAPVRGTSPPQKQPPSRVKPAVKREGKAKRPSAAVGGKRGYDPRTPERVQEILQRLDATYPGATCALHHNNAWELLVATILSAQCTDERVNKTTPELFRKYPTVQAFAALQPEQLEPDIRSTGFFRNKSKSVVGAAKMIVSDFGGQVPSQMEQLLSLPGVARKTANVLLGTWFHKNEGVVVDTHVYRISRRLELTTNTDPNKVEQDLVRIIPRERWTSFSHQVIWHGRKLCMARSPKCVDCPLETICHAADKTWSTVDIHQNAKP
- a CDS encoding DedA family protein is translated as MIANLIAALSAFIISVISRMGYPGIVLLMGIESACIPLPSEVIMPFSGALTIHSIAAQYGREPFTLFLVALFGALGCNLGSVLAYEIGYYGGRPLVVKYGACILLSHKELDWADRFFQRYGSGAVFISRLLPVVRTFIALPAGIARMPRLRFHLYTFVGSFPWCLMLAYVGRLLGEKWETDPRLKTWFHRFDAVILAVIVIGAVWFVWSRWQHRIRAAETPES
- a CDS encoding heme-dependent peroxidase, with translation MVSRGEARLQTVPGELFPVPLTVEGASVLHQMARFRWPEWRKLASTERARIIAEAAPVLARLESGQSALYSVLGHKGDLLLVHFRRSFDELKQIELELASTALSDYLEVTKSYLSVIELGLYESSVKLFRALRDRGIEPQSPEWNREIAEAMERQREAMKPRLWPDVPPARYVCFYPMDRRRGEDKNWYTLPIEERQRQMEEHGKIGRRYAGTVRQIITGSIGFDDWEWGVDLFADDPLVFKKLIYEMRFDEVSAVYALFGQFIVGVRVPAAKLGELLEGKLPVDAAQRAE
- a CDS encoding chlorite dismutase family protein; translated protein: MPERTQRATERRQMVSFTFYKVQPEWRRLPAGEKAEHRREFAAVVGKWRESEQMKALTYSLSGLRANADMMLWRICYSLECLQQMQAELMRTHLGGYLVTPHAYLAMTRRSQYRIGHGREDENTIACGNYRYASVLPFVKTRAWYQLPFEERQRVVNEYIDVIAEFPRVRMNTLYSFGIDDQEFVLVFESDYPGDIIDLKMRLRETENATYIQQDSPVFTGVQCTTDEMLERLG
- the hemC gene encoding hydroxymethylbilane synthase, which encodes MARLRIGSRGSQLALWQANHISGLLRAHGHEVDIEVIKTTGDKIADVALAKVGTKGMFTKEIEEALLESRVDLAVHSLKDLPTELAPEFEIAAITQRENPRDAFLSRHFTSIGDLAERSRVGTSSLRRQAQLKALRPDLNVFPLRGNVDTRLRKLEDGEYDAIVLASAGLNRLGRTEWIRAILPVEVMCPAVGQGALGIEIRAGDELTAHHVSFLRDAAATTATMCERALLHQLGGGCQVPIGAYAEVSAGAIHLTAIVARPDGSKVLRESQSGGDPKLLGEDVGRRLLERGGDRILQEVYGETAAAPQQP